A single genomic interval of Leptospira montravelensis harbors:
- a CDS encoding serine hydrolase domain-containing protein → MNQRKYLINVAFFLFVFTSFSIQTEPTNIEDCPRPIADHDWEISHSIESEFDQKKFCLYMKEIGSEESEFHSFLIERHGKIVAEVYNEGKDHPFNKRYGLRFPFDGKTKFDVNTLHDVRSVSKSVVSLLFGIAIDKKIINRLDLPVLSFYPELSIPPDDPKQKITWRHLLTMSSGLDWEEWRYGFLFSDETRLLWKKDIPSFVFDRNMLHPPGTKFNYNGGGTSVLSSILIQKTGKSLKELAKDWLFDPLEIQNFEWVEDQNGRALAHAGLRLKPRDMLKIGRLVLNGGNWKGKQIVSKQWLNDSLKHQINSEVKVFRKDERPLGYGYQWWLGETIFLEKKIPWSLALGNGGQLIFSIPSLDMVIVTTAGGYGDPATIQRILDLVEKIITTAK, encoded by the coding sequence ATGAACCAAAGAAAGTATTTGATTAATGTAGCATTTTTTCTATTTGTTTTTACAAGTTTTTCGATCCAAACGGAACCAACGAACATTGAAGATTGCCCGAGACCCATTGCCGATCATGACTGGGAAATTTCGCATTCAATCGAATCCGAATTTGATCAAAAAAAGTTTTGTTTATATATGAAAGAAATTGGATCCGAGGAAAGCGAGTTTCATTCGTTTTTAATCGAAAGACATGGGAAAATAGTCGCAGAGGTTTATAATGAAGGGAAAGACCATCCATTTAACAAACGCTATGGTCTAAGATTTCCTTTTGATGGAAAAACAAAATTTGATGTGAACACCTTACACGATGTAAGGTCAGTCAGTAAATCGGTTGTTTCATTACTGTTTGGGATTGCCATTGATAAAAAAATAATCAATAGATTAGATTTACCAGTTCTTTCTTTTTATCCAGAGTTATCCATTCCCCCCGATGATCCAAAACAAAAAATTACTTGGAGACACCTTTTAACAATGAGTAGTGGACTCGATTGGGAAGAATGGAGGTATGGATTTTTATTTAGTGATGAGACAAGACTCCTATGGAAAAAAGACATCCCAAGTTTTGTTTTTGATAGAAACATGTTACATCCACCAGGAACTAAATTCAATTACAACGGAGGTGGAACTTCAGTTCTTTCTTCGATTCTAATTCAGAAAACTGGCAAATCATTAAAGGAATTGGCGAAAGATTGGTTATTTGATCCTTTAGAAATTCAAAACTTTGAATGGGTGGAAGATCAAAATGGGAGAGCCCTTGCTCATGCTGGCCTTCGTTTAAAACCAAGAGATATGTTAAAGATAGGAAGGTTAGTTTTAAATGGCGGTAACTGGAAAGGAAAACAAATTGTCTCAAAACAATGGTTAAACGATTCCCTAAAACACCAAATAAATTCAGAGGTAAAAGTATTTAGAAAAGACGAAAGGCCTCTTGGTTACGGTTACCAGTGGTGGCTCGGGGAAACCATTTTTTTAGAGAAAAAAATCCCTTGGTCACTGGCACTAGGGAATGGAGGCCAACTCATTTTCTCCATCCCTAGTTTAGATATGGTGATCGTTACCACTGCGGGTGGTTATGGAGATCCGGCTACCATCCAAAGAATTTTGGACCTTGTCGAAAAAATCATAACAACCGCTAAGTGA
- a CDS encoding EF-hand domain-containing protein, with protein sequence MKKILTVLTGLTFLAVTSVFAHDHDGHGRNAMAGDHFKKMDSSGDNKVSKEEWQKFHDGFFTELDKDADGSVTLEEMKSARMEKKEEKKEEMKEKAKEAKTKKNDKKKKTAE encoded by the coding sequence ATGAAAAAAATTCTAACAGTTTTGACTGGTTTAACCTTTCTTGCGGTGACTTCCGTATTTGCTCATGACCACGATGGCCACGGAAGAAATGCGATGGCAGGGGATCATTTCAAAAAAATGGATTCCAGCGGTGACAATAAGGTCTCTAAAGAAGAATGGCAAAAGTTCCATGATGGGTTTTTCACCGAACTTGATAAAGACGCTGATGGATCGGTAACTCTCGAAGAGATGAAATCCGCACGTATGGAAAAGAAGGAAGAAAAAAAAGAGGAAATGAAAGAAAAAGCCAAAGAGGCAAAAACAAAGAAAAACGATAAAAAGAAAAAAACTGCCGAATAA